The following proteins come from a genomic window of Rhodoligotrophos sp. CJ14:
- a CDS encoding glycoside hydrolase family 19 protein, with product MSIDRKTFFTYVRRAPFGGRLTQQQVDGLNAILAYWDSWDQNKDVRWLAYILATVHHETGGKFAPVREGFASTDIGARKIVAHRKYGREEATGQVYYGRGFVQLTWLDGYKRMGDLLGIDLVNNPDLALNLDVSVRILFEGMARGLFTGKKLADYFNLTTDDPEGARAIVNGTDKAKLIAGYHKNFLDAIQAAQAIVRPPDVSKDLAKPDGPALAKDKTVWSVITGGAASFVAGIFGAINNLYAFGAFSLMAVAGIGLAIYFRREIREHFGG from the coding sequence ATGAGCATCGATCGGAAGACGTTTTTCACCTATGTGCGCCGGGCCCCTTTCGGCGGTCGCCTGACGCAGCAGCAGGTCGATGGCCTGAATGCCATCCTGGCCTATTGGGACAGCTGGGACCAGAACAAGGACGTTCGTTGGCTGGCCTATATCCTGGCCACGGTCCACCACGAGACAGGTGGTAAATTCGCCCCTGTTCGTGAGGGCTTTGCCTCGACCGATATCGGCGCCAGGAAGATCGTGGCCCACCGCAAGTATGGGAGGGAGGAGGCCACGGGGCAGGTTTACTACGGGCGTGGCTTCGTCCAATTGACTTGGCTCGATGGATATAAGCGCATGGGCGATCTGCTCGGGATCGATCTCGTCAACAACCCCGATCTCGCGCTCAATCTGGATGTCTCCGTCCGGATCCTCTTCGAGGGCATGGCGCGTGGCCTGTTCACCGGCAAGAAGCTGGCGGACTACTTCAACCTCACGACCGATGACCCTGAGGGTGCGCGGGCTATCGTCAATGGCACCGACAAGGCCAAGCTGATCGCCGGCTATCACAAGAACTTCCTCGATGCGATCCAGGCTGCCCAGGCGATAGTCCGGCCGCCTGATGTCAGCAAGGATCTGGCCAAGCCTGACGGGCCAGCTTTGGCAAAGGACAAGACTGTCTGGAGCGTCATTACTGGCGGAGCCGCATCATTCGTGGCCGGCATCTTCGGTGCCATCAACAATCTCTACGCATTCGGCGCCTTCTCCCTAATGGCAGTCGCCGGGATTGGCCTCGCCATCTATTTCCGCCGCGAGATCCGCGAGCACTTCGGGGGGTAA